TGAACTCCATCTGACCACTTACCAGGCGCCTTACTTTAAAGAAATTGCGCATCATGGGGTGGCCTCACTCAAGGCGGATGATCCGTTCTTTAAAGATGATTTTTTACGGTTTCGGGATCAGCAGATGGCCCAAGCAACCTTCGTCATTACGAATCATGCTTATTTGATGCAACATGTGGCGCAATTAGGCAGTCGGCAGCAGCAGCCGTTATTGGTTTTAGATGAAGCGCAGCATCTCGCTGACGGTGTTTTACGAGAATCACGACAACGCTTCGACTTCAACTTTTTCATGGCGGCTTGTCATAGTTTGACCAGTCGGATTGATCAAGAACACGGGCTGAATCTACGGGCACTGTTTGCAGAACAACCACAATCCGATTATCGGTTAAAATTATTAGATAATTCCTTGAATGATACGGATTTACATTTGCAGCAACTACAAGCGGCGCTAGCGCGCGACTTTGTGGTCACACAAAAAGGTGGCAGTCAGCCGGTTGAAATTGCGATTACGACGGAAGCAGTCACAGCCTTTTTTGCCACGCATAATAGTTTGATTAAGCAGTTGCAGACGGCGATTGAAAATTGTTTCTTACAATTTCAACAATTGAATGAACAATATCAACACGATCAAGCGGAGGTCTTACCTTCAGAACAACATGTCTTAGATGATTTTTATAATCGGATGCAGGATTTACGACAAGGCTATGATTTGTTACGAACGTGGTTAATGCCAGCGACGCGTGAACAGCGGGTCTTTTGGATTACGCTTAATCAGTGGCACGATCGTGGTAGCTTGAGTTTGTCAGGAAGTTTGATTGATACAAAGGGGTACTTTAAGGAACAGCTTTATCCGTATTTTAGTGCGCCTTTGTTTACGGGCGCCACGTTATTTGCGACTGGCAAGTCACAGTACGTTTATACCCAATTAGACCTTGATGAAAAGACCACAGCCCACCATCAATTATCAACCCCCTTTGATTTAGAAAAGCAGGCGCGGTTATTGATTGCCACGGATGCCGTTGGTCAAGAATCACCAGGTGGCAAGCAGCGGGTCGCCTATTTAACGCAGGCAATTAATGCTATTGCGATGGCGACGCCCAAGCAAACGTTAGTCTTGTTTAATTCGTTGAACATGATTGAAGCGGTCTTTCATGGGCTGCATCAAACGAAGTTAAGTGCAGATCGTGAAATCTTGGCCCAAGGTGTCAATGGCAGTCGCGAAAAATTATTGCGGCGTTTTGTCCAAGGTGATCATGCGATTCTATTAGGGGCGGCCAGTTTTTGGGAAGGCATTGATTTGCCACAAGACCAATTAGAATTATTAATCGTCACTCAATTGCCCTTTGAATCACCAGATCGCACCACGACTAAGGCCCGCTACCAACAATTACGACAAGCTAAGATTAATCCATTCTATAATGAAGCCTTGCCGAAAGCGGCTTTACGGTTACGACAGGGCATCGGCCGGTTAATTCGTACGGAACAAGATACGGGTGCTGCGGTTATTTTAGATGATCGTCTTGTTACTAAGCGGTACGGACAAACGATTTTAAAGGCGTTACCCAAAACAATGCCACCAATTAATGGCTCAATTGCTGAAATTACAACGGAACTACAAAGTTTTTTCAAAACTAAGTAAGAAAGCGTTCCGTGCCCGGTGTAATTTGCTATAATTAGGC
This region of Lactobacillus sp. CBA3605 genomic DNA includes:
- a CDS encoding helicase C-terminal domain-containing protein, with product MKPNTTYAVVDIETTGTSVKDGDRIIQIGCAFVKNNKIINTFAADVNPLTKVPPVIENLTGISNARVRKAPPFDDLAGTIYSLLQGTVFVAHNVNFDLPFINAELQRVGYPELPIQAVDTVSLSQILLPTAPSFRLRDLSALLTIEHQHPHAADSDAIATAHLFIFLQQRLAHLPLTTLQQMVQLTPELPRDTAELFAYALQQGKKHPGRLPHDLMIKNGLALRKKKLPQQPVGRSDARYPLTKAQKVHLFGTDLRYRPQQARMMNQIYRHYTKASSQNEPLLIEAPTGTGKTLGYLLPLAYLAQGQRQVIISTATTVLQNQLLDQGIQLLNVLLPNPVTAVVIKGNQHYVDLDRFARGLALHEHSKQTQLLKLRVLVWLTTTTTGDLDELHLTTYQAPYFKEIAHHGVASLKADDPFFKDDFLRFRDQQMAQATFVITNHAYLMQHVAQLGSRQQQPLLVLDEAQHLADGVLRESRQRFDFNFFMAACHSLTSRIDQEHGLNLRALFAEQPQSDYRLKLLDNSLNDTDLHLQQLQAALARDFVVTQKGGSQPVEIAITTEAVTAFFATHNSLIKQLQTAIENCFLQFQQLNEQYQHDQAEVLPSEQHVLDDFYNRMQDLRQGYDLLRTWLMPATREQRVFWITLNQWHDRGSLSLSGSLIDTKGYFKEQLYPYFSAPLFTGATLFATGKSQYVYTQLDLDEKTTAHHQLSTPFDLEKQARLLIATDAVGQESPGGKQRVAYLTQAINAIAMATPKQTLVLFNSLNMIEAVFHGLHQTKLSADREILAQGVNGSREKLLRRFVQGDHAILLGAASFWEGIDLPQDQLELLIVTQLPFESPDRTTTKARYQQLRQAKINPFYNEALPKAALRLRQGIGRLIRTEQDTGAAVILDDRLVTKRYGQTILKALPKTMPPINGSIAEITTELQSFFKTK